One part of the Muntiacus reevesi chromosome 20, mMunRee1.1, whole genome shotgun sequence genome encodes these proteins:
- the ZNF76 gene encoding zinc finger protein 76 isoform X1 codes for MESLGLQMVTLSDGTTAYVQQQAVKGPLLSISASTGDKLLEGQVIQLEDGTTAYIHQVAVQKEPLSFEDGQPVQLEDGSMAYIHRTPKEGCDPSALEAVQLEDGSTAYIHHPMAVPSDGTILAVQTEVGLEDLATEEDEGFSADTVVALEQYASKVLHESQTPHNGKGQQVGDRAFRCGYKGCGRLYTTAHHLKVHERAHTGDRPYRCDFPSCGKAFATGYGLKSHMRTHTGEKPYKCPEELCSKAFKTSGDLQKHVRTHTGERPFRCPFEGCGRSFTTSNIRKVHVRTHTGERPYTCPEPHCGRGFTSATNYKNHVRIHTGEKPYVCTVPGCGKRFTEYSSLYKHHVVHTHCKPYTCSTCGKTYRQTSTLAMHKRSAHGELEATEESEQALYEQQQLEAASAAEESPPPKRPCIAYVSEVKEEGDDLPTQVAMVTEEDGAPQVALITQDGAQQVSLSPEDLQALGSAISMVTQRGGPTLAIPSHDEDLATSGAHTVAVVSADGTQTQPVTIITSGTVVAEDSSVASLHHQQVALLATANGTHIAVQLEEQQTLEEAISVATAAMQQGAVTLETAESEGGC; via the exons ATGGAGAGCTTggggctgcagatggtgaccctCAGTGATGGGACAACGGCCTATGTCCAGCAACAAGCTGTTAAAG GCCCACTTCTCTCCATttctgcctccacaggagacaagCTTCTTGAAGGGCAAGTGATCCAGCTCGAAGATGGGACCACTGCGTACATTCACCAAGTGGCAGTGCAGAAAG AACCTCTTTCCTTTGAGGATGGACAACCCGTGCAGCTGGAAGATGGCAGCATGGCCTACATACACCGCACACCCAAAG AGGGCTGTGACCCCAGTGCCCTGGAAGCTGTCCAGCTGGAAGATGGCTCCACCGCCTACATTCACCACCCCATGGCCGTGCCGTCAGACGGCACCATCCTGGCCGTGCAGACAGAGGTGGGCCTGGAGGACCTGGCCACAGAGGAGGATGAGGGCTTCAGTGCGGACACGGTGGTAGCCCTGGAGCAGTACGCCAGCAAG GTTCTGCATGAGAGCCAGACTCCTCATAATGGCAAAGGACAACAGGTTGGGGACAGAGCATTCCGCTGCGGATACAAGGGCTGTGGGCGTCTCTACACCACCGCGCATCACTTAAAG GTGCACGAGAGAGCTCATACTGGTGACCGTCCATACAGGTGTGATTTCCCCAGCTGTGGAAAGGCCTTTGCCACAG GATATGGGCTGAAGAGCCACATGCGCACCCACACTGGTGAGAAGCCATACAAGTGCCCAGAGGAGCTGTGCAGCAAGGCCTTCAAGACCTCAGGAGACTTGCAGAAGCACGTCCGGACCCACACTG GTGAACGCCCCTTCCGGTGCCCCTTCGAGGGCTGCGGCCGCTCCTTCACTACATCTAACATCCGCAAGGTACATGTGCGCACCCACACGGGCGAGCGGCCCTACACCTGCCCCGAGCCCCATTGTGGCCGCGGCTTCACCAGCGCCACCAACTACAAGAATCACGTACGCATCCACACAG GGGAGAAGCCATACGTTTGCACGGTGCCAGGCTGCGGGAAGCGCTTCACCGAGTACTCGAGCCTGTATAAGCACCACGTGGTGCACACACACTGCAAGCCCTACACCTGCAGCACCTGCGGGAAGACCTACCGGCAGACCTCCACCCTGGCCATGCACAAGCGCAGCGCCCACGGCGAGCTGGAGGCCACGGAGGAGAGCGAGCAGGCCCTTTATGAGCAGCAGCAGCTCGAGG CCGCCTCTGCAGCCGAGGAGAGCCCGCCCCCCAAGCGACCCTGCATTGCTTACGTGTCGGAGGTGAAGGAAGAGGGCGATGACCTCCCTACCCAAGTGGCTATGGTGACGGAGGAGGACGGGGCCCCCCAGGTGGCTCTGATCACTCAGGATGGTGCCCAGCAG GTCAGCCTGTCCCCAGAAGACCTGCAGGCCCTGGGGAGCGCCATCAGCATGGTGACACAGCGTGGTGGCCCCACCCTCGCCATCCCCAGCCACGACGAGGACCTTGCCACCTCTGGCGCGCACACAGTCGCCGTGGTCAGCGCCGACGGCACCCAGACACAGCCC gTCACAATCATTACCTCTGGGACTGTGGTGGCTGAGGACTCAAGTGTAGCATCCCTTCATCATCAGCAGGTGGCGCTGCTGGCCACAGCCAACGGAACTCACATTGCGGTGCAG CTGGAGGAGCAGCAGACCTTAGAGGAGGCCATCAGCGTGGCCACCGCTGCCATGCAGCAGGGAGCGGTGACCCTGGAGACTGCAGAGTCGGAGGGCGGCTGCTGA
- the ZNF76 gene encoding zinc finger protein 76 isoform X2 — MESLGLQMVTLSDGTTAYVQQQAVKGDKLLEGQVIQLEDGTTAYIHQVAVQKEPLSFEDGQPVQLEDGSMAYIHRTPKEGCDPSALEAVQLEDGSTAYIHHPMAVPSDGTILAVQTEVGLEDLATEEDEGFSADTVVALEQYASKVLHESQTPHNGKGQQVGDRAFRCGYKGCGRLYTTAHHLKVHERAHTGDRPYRCDFPSCGKAFATGYGLKSHMRTHTGEKPYKCPEELCSKAFKTSGDLQKHVRTHTGERPFRCPFEGCGRSFTTSNIRKVHVRTHTGERPYTCPEPHCGRGFTSATNYKNHVRIHTGEKPYVCTVPGCGKRFTEYSSLYKHHVVHTHCKPYTCSTCGKTYRQTSTLAMHKRSAHGELEATEESEQALYEQQQLEAASAAEESPPPKRPCIAYVSEVKEEGDDLPTQVAMVTEEDGAPQVALITQDGAQQVSLSPEDLQALGSAISMVTQRGGPTLAIPSHDEDLATSGAHTVAVVSADGTQTQPVTIITSGTVVAEDSSVASLHHQQVALLATANGTHIAVQLEEQQTLEEAISVATAAMQQGAVTLETAESEGGC, encoded by the exons ATGGAGAGCTTggggctgcagatggtgaccctCAGTGATGGGACAACGGCCTATGTCCAGCAACAAGCTGTTAAAG gagacaagCTTCTTGAAGGGCAAGTGATCCAGCTCGAAGATGGGACCACTGCGTACATTCACCAAGTGGCAGTGCAGAAAG AACCTCTTTCCTTTGAGGATGGACAACCCGTGCAGCTGGAAGATGGCAGCATGGCCTACATACACCGCACACCCAAAG AGGGCTGTGACCCCAGTGCCCTGGAAGCTGTCCAGCTGGAAGATGGCTCCACCGCCTACATTCACCACCCCATGGCCGTGCCGTCAGACGGCACCATCCTGGCCGTGCAGACAGAGGTGGGCCTGGAGGACCTGGCCACAGAGGAGGATGAGGGCTTCAGTGCGGACACGGTGGTAGCCCTGGAGCAGTACGCCAGCAAG GTTCTGCATGAGAGCCAGACTCCTCATAATGGCAAAGGACAACAGGTTGGGGACAGAGCATTCCGCTGCGGATACAAGGGCTGTGGGCGTCTCTACACCACCGCGCATCACTTAAAG GTGCACGAGAGAGCTCATACTGGTGACCGTCCATACAGGTGTGATTTCCCCAGCTGTGGAAAGGCCTTTGCCACAG GATATGGGCTGAAGAGCCACATGCGCACCCACACTGGTGAGAAGCCATACAAGTGCCCAGAGGAGCTGTGCAGCAAGGCCTTCAAGACCTCAGGAGACTTGCAGAAGCACGTCCGGACCCACACTG GTGAACGCCCCTTCCGGTGCCCCTTCGAGGGCTGCGGCCGCTCCTTCACTACATCTAACATCCGCAAGGTACATGTGCGCACCCACACGGGCGAGCGGCCCTACACCTGCCCCGAGCCCCATTGTGGCCGCGGCTTCACCAGCGCCACCAACTACAAGAATCACGTACGCATCCACACAG GGGAGAAGCCATACGTTTGCACGGTGCCAGGCTGCGGGAAGCGCTTCACCGAGTACTCGAGCCTGTATAAGCACCACGTGGTGCACACACACTGCAAGCCCTACACCTGCAGCACCTGCGGGAAGACCTACCGGCAGACCTCCACCCTGGCCATGCACAAGCGCAGCGCCCACGGCGAGCTGGAGGCCACGGAGGAGAGCGAGCAGGCCCTTTATGAGCAGCAGCAGCTCGAGG CCGCCTCTGCAGCCGAGGAGAGCCCGCCCCCCAAGCGACCCTGCATTGCTTACGTGTCGGAGGTGAAGGAAGAGGGCGATGACCTCCCTACCCAAGTGGCTATGGTGACGGAGGAGGACGGGGCCCCCCAGGTGGCTCTGATCACTCAGGATGGTGCCCAGCAG GTCAGCCTGTCCCCAGAAGACCTGCAGGCCCTGGGGAGCGCCATCAGCATGGTGACACAGCGTGGTGGCCCCACCCTCGCCATCCCCAGCCACGACGAGGACCTTGCCACCTCTGGCGCGCACACAGTCGCCGTGGTCAGCGCCGACGGCACCCAGACACAGCCC gTCACAATCATTACCTCTGGGACTGTGGTGGCTGAGGACTCAAGTGTAGCATCCCTTCATCATCAGCAGGTGGCGCTGCTGGCCACAGCCAACGGAACTCACATTGCGGTGCAG CTGGAGGAGCAGCAGACCTTAGAGGAGGCCATCAGCGTGGCCACCGCTGCCATGCAGCAGGGAGCGGTGACCCTGGAGACTGCAGAGTCGGAGGGCGGCTGCTGA
- the ZNF76 gene encoding zinc finger protein 76 isoform X3 yields the protein MGPLRTFTKWQCRKDGQPVQLEDGSMAYIHRTPKEGCDPSALEAVQLEDGSTAYIHHPMAVPSDGTILAVQTEVGLEDLATEEDEGFSADTVVALEQYASKVLHESQTPHNGKGQQVGDRAFRCGYKGCGRLYTTAHHLKVHERAHTGDRPYRCDFPSCGKAFATGYGLKSHMRTHTGEKPYKCPEELCSKAFKTSGDLQKHVRTHTGERPFRCPFEGCGRSFTTSNIRKVHVRTHTGERPYTCPEPHCGRGFTSATNYKNHVRIHTGEKPYVCTVPGCGKRFTEYSSLYKHHVVHTHCKPYTCSTCGKTYRQTSTLAMHKRSAHGELEATEESEQALYEQQQLEAASAAEESPPPKRPCIAYVSEVKEEGDDLPTQVAMVTEEDGAPQVALITQDGAQQVSLSPEDLQALGSAISMVTQRGGPTLAIPSHDEDLATSGAHTVAVVSADGTQTQPVTIITSGTVVAEDSSVASLHHQQVALLATANGTHIAVQLEEQQTLEEAISVATAAMQQGAVTLETAESEGGC from the exons ATGGGACCACTGCGTACATTCACCAAGTGGCAGTGCAGAAAG GATGGACAACCCGTGCAGCTGGAAGATGGCAGCATGGCCTACATACACCGCACACCCAAAG AGGGCTGTGACCCCAGTGCCCTGGAAGCTGTCCAGCTGGAAGATGGCTCCACCGCCTACATTCACCACCCCATGGCCGTGCCGTCAGACGGCACCATCCTGGCCGTGCAGACAGAGGTGGGCCTGGAGGACCTGGCCACAGAGGAGGATGAGGGCTTCAGTGCGGACACGGTGGTAGCCCTGGAGCAGTACGCCAGCAAG GTTCTGCATGAGAGCCAGACTCCTCATAATGGCAAAGGACAACAGGTTGGGGACAGAGCATTCCGCTGCGGATACAAGGGCTGTGGGCGTCTCTACACCACCGCGCATCACTTAAAG GTGCACGAGAGAGCTCATACTGGTGACCGTCCATACAGGTGTGATTTCCCCAGCTGTGGAAAGGCCTTTGCCACAG GATATGGGCTGAAGAGCCACATGCGCACCCACACTGGTGAGAAGCCATACAAGTGCCCAGAGGAGCTGTGCAGCAAGGCCTTCAAGACCTCAGGAGACTTGCAGAAGCACGTCCGGACCCACACTG GTGAACGCCCCTTCCGGTGCCCCTTCGAGGGCTGCGGCCGCTCCTTCACTACATCTAACATCCGCAAGGTACATGTGCGCACCCACACGGGCGAGCGGCCCTACACCTGCCCCGAGCCCCATTGTGGCCGCGGCTTCACCAGCGCCACCAACTACAAGAATCACGTACGCATCCACACAG GGGAGAAGCCATACGTTTGCACGGTGCCAGGCTGCGGGAAGCGCTTCACCGAGTACTCGAGCCTGTATAAGCACCACGTGGTGCACACACACTGCAAGCCCTACACCTGCAGCACCTGCGGGAAGACCTACCGGCAGACCTCCACCCTGGCCATGCACAAGCGCAGCGCCCACGGCGAGCTGGAGGCCACGGAGGAGAGCGAGCAGGCCCTTTATGAGCAGCAGCAGCTCGAGG CCGCCTCTGCAGCCGAGGAGAGCCCGCCCCCCAAGCGACCCTGCATTGCTTACGTGTCGGAGGTGAAGGAAGAGGGCGATGACCTCCCTACCCAAGTGGCTATGGTGACGGAGGAGGACGGGGCCCCCCAGGTGGCTCTGATCACTCAGGATGGTGCCCAGCAG GTCAGCCTGTCCCCAGAAGACCTGCAGGCCCTGGGGAGCGCCATCAGCATGGTGACACAGCGTGGTGGCCCCACCCTCGCCATCCCCAGCCACGACGAGGACCTTGCCACCTCTGGCGCGCACACAGTCGCCGTGGTCAGCGCCGACGGCACCCAGACACAGCCC gTCACAATCATTACCTCTGGGACTGTGGTGGCTGAGGACTCAAGTGTAGCATCCCTTCATCATCAGCAGGTGGCGCTGCTGGCCACAGCCAACGGAACTCACATTGCGGTGCAG CTGGAGGAGCAGCAGACCTTAGAGGAGGCCATCAGCGTGGCCACCGCTGCCATGCAGCAGGGAGCGGTGACCCTGGAGACTGCAGAGTCGGAGGGCGGCTGCTGA